The Campylobacter concisus genome has a window encoding:
- a CDS encoding TM1802 family CRISPR-associated protein, with translation MADIVKILADIGEVYEKEELKLKNGAHKYDKIKVYLCDIATKQIEPNLNISKDDLIICRFGVGANSGNLFPNSQFLSKEVNKDEAKFIRGILKSISNLLSFFEPSIIEKDAILSILSSINEEYFVGIIDEIKGLDELKNEKGKKVATFFSLSYNGKPVSAYFKQIFENHISVKEQKSSYGYDILTNEKGIGGDANLAFCSVNEMPANMQFIKSKLLPLSANSAKKVENGFKAIKDKLSHNFYGMKMAILPTILSSSVNLEEIVKILEETSKSDIKNIEIAEEAIKFSIDYYLETTAKKQEILPVLNTILFYTQSNAAIDLKLAIDDVLPSFISYISNLMSRFNIKAFYEKNSGTDETIYLQNLFESRLSVMSFLLSRNKFDLEIMIERYSDLIYYGSVNKSYAKKLEWSKYFNDFYKERKFENIAKYQNFFNETDVLNKKLVFQKECDLENLTDKKELIKELIKNSEFLNQNDALISAYLLGMLSAALINWQLGVNGGVSFSNWLNDCGSISMENLERIWTKCDEMIRKLKAASGKPNSNIENIKECLIEILPQVFSKERKIVKTSHTTLAFAMGGSDYRKFIKEKTK, from the coding sequence TTGGCTGATATAGTTAAAATTCTTGCTGACATAGGCGAGGTATATGAAAAAGAAGAGCTTAAGCTCAAAAATGGCGCTCATAAATACGACAAGATCAAAGTCTATCTTTGCGACATAGCGACCAAGCAGATCGAGCCAAATTTAAACATAAGCAAAGACGACCTAATAATATGTAGATTTGGCGTTGGAGCAAATTCTGGCAATCTTTTCCCAAATTCTCAATTTTTATCCAAAGAAGTAAATAAAGACGAAGCTAAATTTATAAGAGGCATTTTGAAATCTATTTCAAATTTGCTCTCCTTTTTTGAGCCAAGCATTATAGAAAAAGACGCTATTTTATCCATACTATCAAGCATAAACGAAGAGTATTTTGTTGGTATTATAGATGAGATCAAAGGTCTTGATGAGCTAAAAAACGAAAAAGGCAAAAAAGTCGCTACTTTTTTCTCGCTCTCATATAATGGCAAACCAGTTTCTGCATATTTTAAGCAAATTTTTGAAAATCATATCAGTGTAAAAGAGCAAAAATCATCTTACGGATACGATATCTTGACAAATGAAAAGGGTATCGGCGGTGATGCAAATTTAGCGTTTTGCTCAGTAAATGAGATGCCTGCTAATATGCAATTTATCAAATCAAAGCTCCTGCCACTGAGCGCCAATAGCGCAAAAAAGGTAGAAAATGGCTTTAAAGCGATAAAAGATAAGCTATCGCATAATTTTTATGGTATGAAAATGGCGATTTTACCGACTATTTTGAGTAGCTCAGTAAATTTAGAAGAGATTGTAAAAATACTTGAAGAAACTTCAAAGAGCGACATAAAAAATATTGAAATCGCCGAGGAAGCTATAAAATTTAGCATAGATTATTATCTCGAGACAACAGCCAAAAAGCAGGAAATTTTACCTGTTTTAAATACGATTTTATTTTACACGCAAAGCAACGCTGCTATCGATTTAAAGCTTGCGATAGACGATGTTTTACCATCTTTTATCTCTTACATCTCAAATTTAATGAGCCGTTTTAACATAAAAGCCTTCTATGAAAAAAATAGTGGCACAGATGAGACGATTTATCTGCAAAATTTATTTGAAAGCAGGCTTAGCGTGATGAGCTTTTTGCTATCAAGAAATAAATTTGATTTAGAGATTATGATTGAAAGATATAGCGATCTGATTTATTATGGTAGTGTCAATAAAAGTTACGCAAAAAAGTTAGAATGGAGCAAATACTTTAACGATTTTTATAAAGAAAGAAAGTTTGAAAATATTGCAAAATATCAAAATTTCTTTAATGAGACCGATGTCTTAAACAAAAAACTAGTCTTTCAAAAGGAGTGCGATTTGGAAAATTTAACCGATAAAAAAGAACTGATCAAAGAGCTAATCAAAAATAGCGAGTTTTTAAATCAAAACGATGCGCTCATTAGCGCTTATTTACTCGGCATGCTAAGTGCAGCCCTGATAAACTGGCAGCTTGGCGTGAACGGTGGCGTATCTTTTAGCAACTGGCTCAACGACTGCGGATCGATAAGTATGGAAAATTTGGAGCGAATTTGGACCAAGTGCGATGAGATGATTAGAAAACTTAAGGCCGCTTCTGGCAAGCCAAATTCTAACATTGAAAACATAAAAGAGTGTTTGATCGAAATTTTACCGCAGGTCTTTTCTAAGGAGAGAAAGATAGTAAAAACCTCGCATACTACGCTTGCCTTTGCTATGGGCGGAAGCGACTATCGTAAATTTATAAAAGAAAAAACAAAATAA